In Kocuria turfanensis, a single genomic region encodes these proteins:
- the selD gene encoding selenide, water dikinase SelD, whose amino-acid sequence MPETGAVRLTGFAHGGGCACKIPPGELEDAVRGLTGQAGAGVLVGLDDGDDAAAVLVREDLAVLSTADFFTPVVDDAYDWGRIAAANALSDVYAMGGRPVMAINLVGWPREVLPMELLTEVLRGGLAVASEAGCPVIGGHSIDDPEPKYGMAVTGVADPARLLRNDAAAPGLPLTLTKPIGVGLLNNRHKATGEVSAEAVATMTRLNRDGAEAALATGARAATDVTGFGLLGHLHKMCRASGVGAVLDRAAVPLVEGAQEALRDGFVSGGTRRNLDWVRPHLRAAAGVTEEDLLLLADAQTSGGLLVVGELPGYPVVGHTVAGSGIEVR is encoded by the coding sequence CTGCCCGAGACCGGCGCGGTCCGGCTGACCGGCTTCGCCCACGGCGGCGGCTGCGCCTGCAAGATCCCGCCCGGGGAGCTCGAGGACGCGGTCCGCGGTCTCACCGGGCAGGCGGGGGCCGGCGTGCTGGTCGGCCTCGACGACGGCGACGACGCCGCGGCCGTCCTGGTGCGCGAGGACCTCGCGGTGCTCTCCACCGCCGACTTCTTCACCCCGGTCGTCGACGACGCCTACGACTGGGGCCGGATCGCCGCCGCGAACGCCCTGTCGGACGTCTACGCCATGGGCGGGCGCCCGGTCATGGCGATCAACCTGGTGGGCTGGCCGCGCGAGGTGCTCCCGATGGAGCTGCTGACCGAGGTGCTGCGCGGCGGCCTGGCGGTGGCCTCCGAGGCGGGGTGCCCGGTGATCGGGGGCCACTCCATCGACGACCCGGAGCCGAAGTACGGCATGGCGGTGACGGGCGTGGCCGATCCCGCCCGGCTGCTGCGCAACGACGCCGCCGCCCCCGGGCTGCCCCTGACCCTCACCAAGCCGATCGGCGTGGGGCTGCTCAACAACCGGCACAAGGCGACCGGTGAGGTCTCCGCCGAGGCCGTGGCCACGATGACCCGGCTCAACCGGGACGGCGCCGAGGCCGCGCTGGCGACCGGGGCCCGGGCGGCCACGGACGTCACCGGGTTCGGGCTGCTGGGGCACCTGCACAAGATGTGCCGTGCCTCCGGGGTCGGCGCGGTCCTCGACCGGGCGGCGGTGCCCCTGGTCGAGGGGGCGCAGGAGGCGCTGCGGGACGGCTTCGTCTCCGGGGGCACCCGCCGCAACCTCGACTGGGTGCGCCCCCACCTGCGCGCCGCGGCCGGCGTCACGGAGGAGGACCTGCTGCTGCTGGCCGACGCGCAGACCTCCGGCGGGCTGCTCGTCGTCGGCGAGCTGCCCGGGTACCCGGTGGTCGGCCACACGGTGGCCGGGTCCGGCATCGAGGTGCGCTGA
- a CDS encoding 4Fe-4S dicluster domain-containing protein, whose amino-acid sequence MGQLAGPTDPTADAHWEHQHPRKGFFTDTSICIGCKACEVACKEWNQNPQDGDLRLLESSYDNTGSLGASTWRHVAFVEQDSERIEEARESGRKLVSLGMPKVGPPETRPRTAAEDTTPPDTEEFRWLMSSDVCKHCTHAGCLDVCPTGALFRTEHGTVVVQDDVCNGCGTCVAGCPFGVIERRTDGTAAPRTKRGEQPGARPEVPNVGIAQKCTLCYDRMVDDQTPACAQTCPTTSIKYGEHDDMVDQARERVAELHAQGRTEARLYGANELDGVGGTGSVFLLLDEPEVYGLPPDPRVPTADLPQMYRRAGLAAAGMLAAAAVAFAGGRS is encoded by the coding sequence ATGGGCCAGCTGGCCGGACCGACCGACCCCACCGCCGACGCGCACTGGGAGCACCAGCACCCGCGGAAGGGCTTCTTCACCGACACCTCGATCTGCATCGGCTGCAAGGCCTGCGAGGTGGCCTGCAAGGAGTGGAACCAGAACCCCCAGGACGGGGACCTCCGGCTGCTGGAGTCCTCCTACGACAACACCGGCTCCCTGGGCGCGAGCACCTGGCGGCACGTGGCGTTCGTCGAGCAGGACAGCGAGCGCATCGAGGAGGCCCGGGAGTCCGGGCGCAAGCTCGTGAGCCTCGGCATGCCCAAGGTCGGGCCCCCCGAGACGCGCCCGCGGACGGCGGCGGAGGACACCACCCCGCCGGACACCGAGGAGTTCCGCTGGCTGATGTCCTCCGACGTCTGCAAGCACTGCACGCACGCCGGGTGCCTCGACGTGTGCCCCACGGGAGCGCTGTTCCGCACCGAGCACGGCACCGTGGTGGTGCAGGACGACGTGTGCAACGGGTGCGGCACCTGCGTGGCCGGCTGCCCGTTCGGCGTGATCGAGCGGCGCACCGACGGCACGGCCGCGCCGCGCACGAAGCGGGGCGAGCAGCCCGGGGCCCGGCCCGAGGTGCCGAACGTGGGCATCGCCCAGAAGTGCACCCTGTGCTACGACCGCATGGTGGACGACCAGACGCCCGCCTGCGCGCAGACCTGCCCCACCACCTCCATCAAGTACGGCGAGCACGACGACATGGTGGACCAGGCCCGGGAGCGGGTCGCGGAGCTGCACGCCCAGGGGCGCACCGAGGCGAGGCTCTACGGCGCCAACGAGCTCGACGGCGTGGGCGGCACCGGGTCGGTGTTCCTGCTGCTCGACGAGCCGGAGGTGTACGGGCTGCCGCCGGACCCGCGGGTGCCGACCGCCGACCTGCCCCAGATGTACCGGCGGGCCGGCCTGGCCGCGGCGGGCATGCTCGCCGCCGCCGCCGTGGCCTTCGCGGGAGGCCGTTCGTGA
- the nrfD gene encoding NrfD/PsrC family molybdoenzyme membrane anchor subunit, which produces MSLSEFDSYRPPEQPRRRRRSGPRRRGPGQGGGGDGSRETPMVPEAEFTSYYGRPVVKPAPWGHEVAAYLFLGGVAGGSALLALGGQLTGRDELRRNARLGSVAALGAGAVALVADLGRPERFFNMLRTFKVTSPMSVGSWILSAFGAGMGTAAVAEVDRMTGARLPLGPLRPVLRAVEGPAGVEAAVFAGPLAAYTAVLLSDTATPTWNDAREHLAFVFVSSASLASGGLAMVTTSVGQAGPARRLAVLGVAGELVATKLMERRMHPVAAEPLHHGPAGTMLRWSERLAVAGGLGTLLGGRHRAVAAVSGLALLTSSALTRFGVLEAGIHSAQDPRYTIEPQKARLAARRAAGVVDDSITTAG; this is translated from the coding sequence GTGAGCCTCTCCGAGTTCGACAGCTACCGTCCCCCCGAGCAGCCGCGCCGCCGGCGGCGCAGCGGCCCGCGCCGCCGAGGCCCCGGACAGGGCGGCGGGGGCGACGGCTCGCGCGAGACGCCGATGGTCCCGGAGGCGGAGTTCACGTCCTACTACGGGCGGCCGGTGGTCAAGCCGGCGCCGTGGGGCCACGAGGTCGCCGCGTACCTGTTCCTCGGCGGCGTGGCCGGCGGCTCGGCGCTGCTCGCCCTCGGCGGTCAGCTCACCGGCCGGGACGAGCTGCGCCGCAACGCCCGGCTGGGCTCGGTGGCCGCCCTCGGCGCCGGCGCGGTGGCCCTGGTCGCCGACCTCGGCCGGCCGGAGCGCTTCTTCAACATGCTGCGCACGTTCAAGGTGACGTCCCCCATGAGCGTGGGCTCCTGGATCCTCAGCGCGTTCGGCGCCGGCATGGGGACCGCGGCCGTGGCCGAGGTCGACCGGATGACCGGGGCGCGCCTGCCCCTGGGGCCGCTGCGCCCGGTGCTGCGCGCGGTGGAGGGACCGGCCGGGGTCGAGGCCGCCGTGTTCGCCGGGCCGCTGGCCGCCTACACCGCGGTCCTGCTCTCCGACACGGCGACCCCCACCTGGAACGACGCCCGCGAGCACCTGGCGTTCGTCTTCGTGAGCTCGGCGAGCCTCGCCTCGGGCGGTCTGGCGATGGTCACCACGTCGGTCGGCCAGGCCGGCCCCGCCCGCCGGCTCGCCGTGCTGGGCGTGGCCGGGGAGCTGGTCGCCACGAAGCTGATGGAGCGGCGGATGCACCCCGTGGCGGCCGAGCCGCTGCACCACGGACCGGCCGGGACCATGCTGCGGTGGAGCGAGCGGCTGGCGGTCGCCGGTGGCCTCGGCACGCTGCTGGGCGGACGGCACCGGGCGGTCGCCGCGGTGTCGGGCCTGGCGCTGCTGACCTCCTCCGCACTGACGCGGTTCGGCGTGCTGGAGGCCGGGATCCACTCGGCCCAGGACCCCCGCTACACGATCGAGCCGCAGAAGGCGCGCCTGGCCGCCCGGCGGGCCGCCGGCGTCGTCGACGACTCGATCACCACGGCCGGCTGA